One Natator depressus isolate rNatDep1 chromosome 26, rNatDep2.hap1, whole genome shotgun sequence genomic window, ttaATATGGAATTAATGctaatatttaaaatcaaatttatacGAGTTAAGAAGGAAGGTACTTtacatctggggtcaggcttgAGTTATGAGAGATTACAAGTATCGGTTACAAGGTTCACAAGATACATACATAGTACAAttcaatttaattaattttaaaccaacaattaaattaattaattttaatgaataaataaattaattaataaaactgAATTAATATGGAATTGCTGAGATCCCATAAATAGTTATGCTCCTACTGTACATAGTACATACAAGCATTCAGTTCTAAACCAGTAACTGCTGGCTGGGGATTAGATTTCAACCAGATACAAATCAGTGATGTCCCGCTCTCCGGTTTGATTCACCATCCTGACAGGTTTGTCGTTCAGTTTAGAGGTGCTGAGGAACCAACCTGGATGGGCAGCTGACTCAAAGCTGGAAGTGGAACCAGAACTGGTCTTGAAAAAGAGGAAACGCTCCTGATCCCCGGTCCTGATCTCCTTCATAGGCCCCTTCACATTCTATGAGAAATAACAGAGGCCAGTTAGAAACAGGGGTGCTCTTTCCAAGGCTTTCATCCTGCAATGGGATGAATATGAGAAGGGGCTTCTAATTAGGACACAGAGCTAGCGTCTGCTCTCACTTGTGCCTATGCAACTATTATGTGGGTATCCCTGAGCAGACTTTGGTCCAAGGAAACACTGGGCTTGACTCTCCCCTGCCTTCCACTTTGGgctgtcatttacaccagtgcaaagtgggtgtgaaatgctgGCCCTCTGATTGTAATGAAAACACCTGGTGCACATAGACAGGAAACTCTGACCCTGACACCACAGGAGTTTCATACACCTGAGAAAGACTGTCCACCAAACAAGGAACCTATTCCTGCTCCTATTAAATGGGATTTCAATGTaagaaggatcaggcccaaaggtAGACTACACAGAACTACACAGAAGCTGCAAAAGCATGGCTGCAGTTGTAAACCTTGATCACTAATGATACGTtttcactgcagctgggagcaagcccaCCAGTACTGTAGACAGGcttgcactagctctgctcaaactaCGACTTTAAAAATAACCATGTGGACATGGCAGCTCCGGCAGAGACTCTGGCTAGCCACCTGGGCTCAGAACCAGGGGGTCAGCTGGGCTTGGAGGCCCGAGCTCCCCTTTTTAGCAGACTAGCTCAAACCCCGCTTgggcaagtctgtctacccataCAAGGAGACTCACTgccagctgcagtatagacataccccaagGGCACAAGAGACAACATGATCTAATGAATTAGTGTGGTGCgatggactgggattcaggagacctgggttcctgGAAAAGTCACTTCTTATCTCTGCTTCTCCTTCCACTCTTTGTCTTCTGTATTTAGATGATAAAATCTTTGAGGAAGGAACCTTCTTATTACGTTACTGCACAGTGCCTACCACAGCAGGGCTCTGATCTCAAATGAAGAATCAAGGTGTAATAGCAATAAACGATCATAGTAATCATAAACAGAATCTGGGGAAAACAGTGAGTCCCATGTAAAGGTATCAATAAAAACCGGAGATGTGGATTGAATTTCAGTCACTGTGGAGTTTGTGATGGTCTGCTAAAGGTCTGCTAATCCCACTCACCTCCAGCTGCAGCACAGGGCTGCCTTCAGCCTTCACACAGCACAGATACAGATTGTTTTCCACAGTGTTACTTTCCACAATGTTCATAGCAACAGGACTGATGCGCTTTGGGGAGATGTGCGGTGAGCGATATAAATCCAGGTTTAATTTCACTGGGAAGAGAAAAGCGAGAGGAAATCCAGACTCAATTACAGTAAAAAAGGCAGCCCGTCTGTCTGTGAAGATCTGGGAAGCACCACCACTTATAAATAGTGAGTGAGGAACCTGAAATCCATGCACAATAGCTGCCATATCACTTTATCGGGGACACTGatagcacttttaaaaataactgcaCATCAGAGGTTCAGTTGTGCACTTTTACTCATCTGAGTAACGCCAtccacttcagtgggactgtgcCTGAAGACAAAATACTCCGAAGAAACAGGGGTTGGAAAATCAGATCTTAATAATAATCACGTGCagaaaatgacattaaaagaacattagaggttgcaaagtcaagcactccaaaggtaggaaatgccagaatgccTGTTGCAATCTGAATTCAGCCCCTGTGCCCATATCCATTATGATCGTATTTAATTACCTGATCacctactattttttccacaagagccttgcctcattcagtacgCAGGATGGACCTACTCTGAAGGTGAATCAGGACTGTGAATAACCCTTGTCCAGCCAGACCTTACTTTCCCACAGGAGACTGCTGCTCAGGTAGAAGCTGATCAGACTGCAGCTCCACAGCAACCAGGAGGTGACTGAGCACCAGGTTGTTATGGACTGGGATGTAGGCAGTCTTGtctagtagtcagagcaggagtaAGATTCGATGGGCAGAGCAGCCATAAAGACTGGGGAATAAAGCCAAGGGAATCAGAGTCAACTGCCAGTTATCAGAACCAGGGGATCAAGCCCGAGTCAGAACTAGAAATcgaagctgagggtcagagccagggtcagATACCAAATGTCAGAGTCAAGGGTCAGAAGTCAGAGGCCAGAGCCAGGACTGGTCACTGAGGATTGGTGGAGAGGTGtgagggcaggaactggaggagaggtGAGGATCGAGCgtgcagcagcctggctggggagcagggcttccttgtcaatttcacggctcggaacacagtgtctacacagacactgtgtcaccctaacgacaccgacataagccctacacctctcgtggaggtggacttattatgtcggtgtagtagggcacttacatcggctggagcaaggctgtagtgtacacactgacataattaggtcaacctaaggcctggtctacactacataggTAGGTCGACATACGGCAGGAGCAAAGGTAGGAGCCAGGAGCAGTGCAGGAGACAGGCACAAGCAGGGTCCAATGCAGCCACAACAGGAAACCACCTTGTTTCTCAGACGAGCTTCCTCTGCTTCCTTCTGGCTTAGCATGGTTGGACCAAACGGTGGAGCCAGGAGAGCCTCCAAACAGGGCTCCCATGGGTGGAATCTGGGCTGAGGCTATAGCCCTAGTAGCTCCTTGGCCCACATGGTTTCAGGGGACTCTGGGTGGAGGCCAGGATGCAGCAGCTGTCTGGGCCTCCCAGGCCCGACTTTGAGACCCGGCACACCATGCATTGCTCCTTCATCAACTGGGAGGTGAAGTTCGTCCCTTGCTCTCTTAGTATTTCTCTGGGGAGCCTCACTTGGGCAAATACTTCTGTGAGTTCATTAGCATCGACAGCCACCATTGCTGACAGGATGGGAATGGCCTCAGGGTAGCTGGTGGCATAGTCTAAGATTACGAGGATATATTTGTGTCCCACTGCAGACTTCTCTAATGGGCCCCCCAGATTAGAGGGTACCCCTACAATGAGTAGTGTTACTGGGGGGAACCTTTTTCTGGCCCGCCCACTGGCACTCAGGGAATGATGCATAATAGTCCCACGCCTCTGGATGGACGCCCAGCCAGGAGAACTTGGTGGTCACTCTGTTAAGAGTCTTCTCTCGCCCTAATGACCCCCACATGGTGCTGCATGGCCAGTTGAAGGACCCCTCTTTTAAACTTCCTTGGCCCTCAGAGCGCATTCTTACCTCCTCCACCTTGGGATCTTTCAATTCCTGATACGTCTCCTCCTCTACCAGTTTGAAATGGGGCCACTGTTTCAACTGCTGAGAGTCTAATACTTTGTCAGCTGGGCAGGCGAGCTGCTCATAAACCCTACACAGGGTTGGTTCGTTCCTTTCTTCTTCCACAAAGTTTACCTCATTAGACAGCAGGTCAAGGTGGAGAGGTGGCAGCGGGCCCCTACTACTCCAGCTGGGTTCAAGAGAATGGTCCTTCCCCACAAGGATGATCACTCTCCTGGGTCTTTGTCTTCCCTTGGAGCCTTCTCCTCTCAAGGCCCCTTCTCAGCCACTGTGGCCATCTCCTGCCTTCCTGGGCCTTCCTGCTCTGGCTTGGCACTTTCTATGGATGTGCTCCGCTATACGTTGAAAAAACAacgggagtccttgtggcacttagaggctaacaaatttatttgggcataagttttcatgagctaaaacccacttcatcagatgcatggagtgaaaaatacagtaggcaggtataaatatacagcacatgaaaagatgagagttgccttaccaagtggagggTGGGGGTCAGTGGTAACAAGGCCAGTTCAAATAGGATGGATGTGACTTCTTCAAAAAAACTACCAACTGAGCCAACGTATGACCACGTAGGCCAGGTCTTTGGCCATTCCGACCTGCACCGTTCTGCACAGTCAGTCATACTTCTCTCGTCAGGTAGGGTGTATGTTTCCATGGATGCACTGGAGGTAGATCATAACTCCAGATTTACCATCCGGCACCACAAGCTGTCCCCCGACTAAAGTCTGGCGACAGTCAGAGTCCATCAGTCCTTGTACTGATGCTGCATCCATTTGCATGGGAACTAACATTTTCCTTGGGCCTCTCTTCTGAGCCCTGTTATAAGCTGCCCAGGCCTGACCATAATTACAGTCCATGAATGGACTCCTTTCTGAAATGGCCTTCCTGTCCACATACAGAACGGCCATCCGCGGGAGAAGTCGGATCCACTGTTGATACTCCCTTTGAATATGGCCACTCGGTTGCACCTGGATCCCTCCTGCCTGGCTGAGGGCAGGCTTCTGGGTTCCTCACTTGGCCTCTGTACCCCCTCTACTAGGGTTGGGTGTCCAAGTTCCTCTAGGTACCCTCAGCATGATATGGGGGGTACATGAGGGCCCGGGGCACTCAGGGCTGACTTTTGCTGTTCCCCCACAAGCTTGAGGGACATCAGGTAACTCTCCACCAAAGCCACTGCCTCTGCCAAGGTTTCCAGTCAATGTCTTAACACCCACTCACTCcgcccacccccccgccccaggggagAACTTGGGTGAACTGCTCCATGATGATCTTCTCTCCTACCTGAACCCCTAGGCATCCCTTGGGCTGGAGCCAATGCCAGCCAAGATCCTTCAGATTATGGGCGACTGTCCGGGGTCAGGCTTTGGCTGGGGATTTCTGGCGGTAGAACTGCTGCAGGTAGGTTTCAGGGGAGATGTTCAGGTATTTCGGATGAGTGTAGCCAGTACACTGCCTGGCCCAGCACGCTGTCAAGTAGTAGGCCAATAGGTTGGCCCAGTTTCCCTTGAGGCATTGGGCCGTGACGGCAACTCTCTCGAATGTGACAAGAAATGCCTCTAGGTTGTCTACAGGACCCATTGTTGTCAGCTTTACCAGGATGGGTGGTACTAGGTCAGCAGCTCCCCCTCCATGGCTGTAGGAGCGTCGCCATCTGCCGGACGAGCTGCTGCTGTGCTTCTGCCATTTCCTTAATCAGCTGTTCCTCCCGCTGCTgggccacctgctgctgctgctggttgaGGAGGACTCACTTCAGCAGTTTCTCAAAATCCATCTCTGGTTTTTGGTTTTACTTCCCCTCTTTCTCTGGCCTACCATCAGGCCTGGGACACTAGTGTGCCTGAATTCTCCACCAGATGTAACAGAGTCCCCAGAAGACCAGGTGGCCTAGTGGGTAGTGCACCCAGTTTCCAGTCTCACACCTCCCAGCAGGAAGGgctttcagtccagttccttaCCATGGATGTGGCTTCACCTCAGGGTTTTCAATGTCCTCACCCTCCCCTTACTTGGCAGGGGTAGAAATTAGATTTATGCATCTCCAACACCAAATGCAGTTGGCAAGGGAGCCCACTCCACTGGGCGCTGACCCAGGGCCCCATGAGAGACAAGAGTGTCTGGAACTCTGGATTGCCCTCGGAGCTGCCtgcctgggtcacttcctaccatccATTGCCCCCACACCTCCAAGTCCAATATAGGatagcaaaagaaaaggaaagacaaTTAAAGCTTCAGCCCCAATGGGCTCAGCGCTCAGCCGTCTTTCTCACAGGGTGGCTTCTTTGGCACCCTCAGAGTAGGTCCAtcttcctccccagcctccctcttctgAGCTGGGTTGCTCCCTTGTATGTTTCCTCTCCAGTCAGCCCACGCTCCGGCCCAGTATTGCCCTTTAACCCCTTCTGGTCCAGCGTGGGGtgtgtacaccccatcacacaccctgaGGGGAGAACAAGAGGgatgaaccccaaagaataagcaattgaatcaactggttgTGTGCAATGACATAGTGGGTAAATATATGTCAAGCAAGATCTTTTATGAAAGCCTGTAATGTTCCGAACTCGCTGGTCGTTAGAGGTCTGTAGCCAGGTTACGGCTGTGAATGTACACTTGTGTGCATGTGTAGAACCCTGTCactgtggtgcagctgcagcatcccCTTCACAGGCGGTGAAGCAATAAAGCAGGGCAGGGCACCCCCCAGGCTAGTTGTTTACACAGAACCAACTTCAAGTACCCATCCATTGTCGCTAGGAAGACACAATGGTgggccattaaagtcaatggaaagccatTGAAGCCAAAAAGAAaatctcaggccttgtctacgcttGTCTACGCTGCCACTTTACATGGATATCGGCCTCCATGACTGAAGGTTAGATAGGGCGACttaagattgtagtgtagacatgccctgttTAGAAACAGGCctggatttggggttttttatccAGAAAGGGAGGACTAACATTGCAGTGGGGTGCTGTCCATGAAACACTGGATCCTTTCTAGGACAGAGGACACACGGTAACTTGGattagaaaagggaatttagCCAATGTAGACGTGTAAAGCCTGAGACTGCATCTTTACATTTGTTTCCTGTGTAACTTGTCAGCGTTTGCTTTTCTGCACTATTCAATCTCGGAACCTATGATTTTTCTATTCAATaagctgtttgtttatttctaaccCAGGCAGGTCTCTGGTGTCCAAACTGTGCGGAGTGTGGGTGTCCCAGAGTGAACTGATAACTGGGGGAGAGTTTCATGCCCTCGGGGTTGATGAACCAGAGTGGAAAAGTCCAAGTGTCTGTAATTAAGAACTCAGGGAGATGGATCTGGGGAGAATTTGGACCAGAAGGGGTAGCtgaggtcaccctgcaaggagtaactaggctCGTAGAAGTGAGGGTGAGTCCTTGTGCTTGAAGGCCAACTACTGGTGTCAGAGCTCTCACCCATAGCAGCCCAGCATTAAGGGTCTCAAAATTACCCAGGCAGGCGGTGACTGACTCCCTCGctggtctgggtgatccccagaacctcacacctatatcagTAGGTAACTGAGCAAGAGGAGAtaaactgggggtggggccagaggaaagaaatattttgtaatttacCTGCTTTGCTGATATTGGGGCCTTGTAAATGCACCGCCATCAGCTGGGCCTGGCTGGCGTGACGCCGCAGGACAAAACTCTTGTGTTCCTCATCTTGGACTGCGTACAGCTTGGGGCGGGTGTATTTGTAGATGAAGGTCTCTGCATGCGTGAAGGAGTTGTTGCTGAAGGATACGGGATCTGAAAACGTGGAGTGTATGAGGACCAAGATCACAGAGTCACACAGATAGCAACAGCCAGATTCAGAATTTACACCTGGCAAGAGACACTTGTATCTGCTGCAGGGGCCCCAGGTTTCAAACTTGAGAGGCCTAATTCTCATCCCACTTAGCCCGTTGGGAATCTAGGAGCAGCTtgactgaagtccatggagtttGCAACAGTGTAAAATAGGTTtgaggagagaatcaggccctccccgtcctcccttcctctcccctcctactccccctccccgtccccggGTTACCCATAGCACAAGAGCTGCAGAATTCCCCACTATTCAGTCACTAACAGGCCTGGCCCCTCTTATCTTTCTGTAGGGTCTTATACAGTTTGAAATCTCTCACTGGGACATGTCCCCCACACCCTGGAATAGATGCATTGGTTAGTAAAGACAGTGCATCTCCTTTGCGTGGCATATTTGGCTAAGAAACTGGTGTACCTTTGCTTTCACTTTTCCACCTGCAGAGAGAGCATCCATTGTGCGCTCAGTTCAGTGCGGATGGTCAGAAGAGACACACACTCTGTGCTCTCTCACCGAGGCTTTCGTTCTTTTTTGTACCCTTAATGTAGATTATAGGTCATCCTATGTAGGATTTCCCACACACAGGAAAACTCTGTGCTGCTAAACATCATTAAGACTGTAGACTGCACTGACTAAATtaattccttttaatttttcatgTCATTCAGTTTCTTCTGGAAAGGACTGCTTCTGGAAAGCAGTGGAGTCTGATCTTAGATCTGAATTTCCCTGAGGCCTGGGAGTGCACAGATTATCTCTACTCAAACAGCGTGCAGAAAAGGAGCTGTCTATATCTGTACCTTCCACCAGCATCCTCATGAAGTCAATGTCTGTGAATGATCTGGCAAGCCGGTTCATCCTCCTTCTTGTCTCCCCTTGAGGCACCTCTGCAGCCCACCTGAAGGCCACCGAGTCAACTTGGTCAATGGCCTTCCAATGGCTGCCCAACTCCGACAGAGAGCGATTCTTGGGGAAGGGACAAGGACTGGAGTCATAGAAGGAGATTTGTGGGGCAACGAAGCAGTGATTTCAACAGCCAGAAAACAAGATACATCCCCTCACTTCTCTCGTGCGTGCTCTCATTCCGCTGCCTATGTGAGCTCCAACTAAGTTTGATCTAGACATGCCCCCAAGCCTCCCAGTCTAATCCACTATTTAGAGCCTTCCTTGTCCACAGGGACAACCGACCTTCATCCGCAACAGCCTGCAGGGCTGAGACTGTTCCAGAGATGGGCCAGCAGAGCACCTTAACCTCTGCCACCAGGGACCAGGATGACTGTGATCACTgcaaagctgtagctcacgaaagcttatgctcaaataaattggttagtctctaaggtgccacaagtactccttttctttttgcgaatacagactaacacggctgctactctgaaacctggctacCCCAGTTAACCCTTTCATAGAATCCAAGACCAGAAGGTACCATTGTAAGCCTCTAGTCTGAGCTTCTGTATCACACAGTCCAGAGAACTGCCCCATTTGCTGCTGCTCCAGAGTGTTTCTGAGCACAGAGCCTGAAGTCCAGCCCCGAGTCTTCCTAAGACCCCTTTACTGCTCCTAAACCTTCCACATTAGGCACCAGCGTAGCATCAGTCTGGGGACCTCTTTGCAGGATAAGTGGGCTGCTCCTTCAGATTGGGCCCTGGTTCTGGTTCCTGGGAGGATGGGAATCTGCACATCATGCTCTGTTGCTCTGGATTCTGATC contains:
- the LOC141978070 gene encoding interleukin-1 beta-like gives rise to the protein MNRLARSFTDIDFMRMLVEDPVSFSNNSFTHAETFIYKYTRPKLYAVQDEEHKSFVLRRHASQAQLMAVHLQGPNISKAVKLNLDLYRSPHISPKRISPVAMNIVESNTVENNLYLCCVKAEGSPVLQLENVKGPMKEIRTGDQERFLFFKTSSGSTSSFESAAHPGWFLSTSKLNDKPVRMVNQTGERDITDLYLVEI